One window of the Octopus sinensis linkage group LG9, ASM634580v1, whole genome shotgun sequence genome contains the following:
- the LOC115215545 gene encoding cathepsin L1 encodes MMLPLLSFIAVFTFVSANWIPNDETWELYKSTFRKEYRNAETENFRRAMWEENANFINKHNLEADMGIHTYWMGMNEYADLSNREFQEMMTGFLPQNRSIETSFISDNLEYLPRTMDWRQHGYVTRVKNQGSCGSCWAFSATGSLEGQVFKKYGRLISLSEQELVDCSSSFGTKGCRGGFMNNAFRYIERYGIESERSYPYHAKKQVCKYDRRKVVTFVSSYINVNKRERALQVAVAGVGPISAAIDTHSNAFRFYKHGIYKRNDCNHQANHAILVVGYGTENGQDYWLVKNSWGQRWGDHGYIKMARNYNNMCSIATLASYPILR; translated from the exons ATGATGTTGCCTTTGCTTTCATTTATAGCTGTTTTTACTTTCGTTTCGGCAAATTGGATTCCGAATGATGAAACCTGGGAACTGTACAAATCCACtttcagaaaggaatacagaaatgcAGAGACAGAAAATttcag ACGTGCTATGTGGGAAGAGAATGCAAATTTCATCAATAAGCACAATTTAGAAGCTGATATGGGTATTCACACCTATTGGATGGGTATGAATGAATATGCAGATCTG agTAACAGAGAGTTTCAAGAAATGATGACTGGTTTTCTTCCCCAGAACCGTAGTATCGAGACATCATTTATCAGTGACAACCTTGAATACTTGCCTCGAACGATGGACTGGAGACAACATGGATACGTAACAAGAGTGAAAAACCAG gGATCTTGTGGCTCATGCTGGGCATTTTCCGCTACAGGTTCACTTGAAGGCCAGGTCTTCAAAAAATATGGCAGACTGATTTCGTTGTCGGAACAAGAACTCGTAGACTGCTCTTCATCATTCG GAACCAAAGGCTGCCGAGGAGGATTTATGAACAATGCATTCAGATATATTGAAAGATATGGTATAGAATCAGAAAGATCCTACCCATATCACGCAAAG aaacaAGTGTGTAAGTATGACCGTAGGAAAGTAGTCACTTTTGTCAGTTCTTACATTAATGTGAACAAGAGAGAGCGCGCACTACAAGTAGCAGTGGCCGGTGTGGGTCCAATCTCTGCTGCCATCGATACCCATTCCAACGCATTCCGATTCTACAAGCATGGCATTTACAAAAGAAATGATTGTAATCACCAAGCAAATCATGCGATCTTGGTGGTTGGATACGGAACAGAAAATGGACAGGACTACTGGTTGGTGAAAAACAG ttgggGTCAGCGATGGGGTGACCATGGTTATATCAAAATGGCTAGGAACTATAACAACATGTGTAGTATTGCGACCCTTGCTAGTTACCCTATTTTGAGATAG
- the LOC118764797 gene encoding histone H2B-like — MLPAPAAPSKGAKKASKAKSSRASGDKKCKKKRKESYSIYIYKVLKQVHPNTGISSKAMSIMNSFVNDLFERIASEASRLAHYNKRSTISSYEVQTAVPPFYFLANSLSLRLLLRKQP, encoded by the coding sequence ATGCTACCAGCTCCTGCTGCACCTTCTAAGGGGGCCAAGAAGGCTTCCAAGGCTAAATCTTCTCGGGCTTCGGGTGATAAGAAAtgcaagaagaagaggaaggaaagttATTCCATCTACATCTACAAAGTGTTGAAACAAGTCCACCCCAACACTGGTATTTCCAGCAAAGCTATGTCTATCATGAACAGTTTTGTCAACgatttgttcgaaagaatagcttCTGAAGCCAGCCGTTTGGCTCACTACAATAAACGTTCAACCATCAGTAGCTATGAGGTCCAGACTGCTGTCCCTCCATTCTATTTCTtagcaaactctctttctcttcgtCTCTTACTCCGAAAGCAGCCGTAG